In Polynucleobacter sp. MWH-S4W17, a genomic segment contains:
- a CDS encoding LysR substrate-binding domain-containing protein, which yields MLNEELTLRKLEVLCSFIRTGSLSKTAEELHLSSVSIHKALHSLESGIGCALFVKDGRQLKALPAAIYLAEASADLLADVDRVLKKTRAKAGVESGQIRLGSMYSLTANIIPRVIMGTKIRRPDLDIDLYLGSNEDLMKRLSEGNVDAVVMAVPTRDLPEGVQVVPLFEDQLFLASSKNNKPTEANIDLSEYQNEKFLTLQDGFATTSGFYEAFQLAGFAPNVVMKVGDIFSLMNMVSGDLGRSLLPGRVKALMGDAIEFTPLLPKYQVTQHIGLMYLQANESNPNILALAAETRMLHRNNP from the coding sequence ATGCTGAATGAAGAGCTAACACTTCGAAAATTAGAGGTGCTGTGCTCGTTTATTCGGACCGGTAGTCTTTCAAAAACAGCAGAAGAGTTGCATTTAAGTTCAGTCAGTATTCATAAGGCGCTGCATTCTCTGGAGTCCGGAATAGGGTGCGCTCTATTTGTAAAAGATGGACGTCAGTTAAAGGCCTTGCCAGCAGCTATTTATTTGGCTGAAGCAAGTGCCGATTTATTGGCTGACGTAGACCGTGTATTAAAAAAGACGAGAGCCAAAGCCGGTGTCGAGAGTGGGCAAATTCGTCTGGGGTCAATGTACTCTTTGACGGCCAATATTATTCCTAGAGTTATCATGGGTACCAAAATTCGTAGACCCGACTTAGATATTGATTTATATCTAGGATCTAACGAGGATTTGATGAAAAGGCTCAGCGAGGGAAATGTAGATGCAGTAGTCATGGCAGTTCCCACAAGAGATCTTCCGGAGGGTGTCCAGGTAGTCCCCCTTTTTGAGGACCAGTTGTTTTTGGCTTCCTCAAAAAACAATAAGCCAACCGAAGCTAATATTGATTTATCTGAGTACCAAAATGAGAAATTTTTAACCCTTCAAGATGGTTTTGCCACCACCTCAGGGTTTTATGAGGCTTTCCAGTTGGCTGGATTTGCCCCCAATGTAGTCATGAAGGTGGGCGATATCTTTTCTCTCATGAATATGGTCTCAGGGGACCTGGGAAGATCTTTGTTGCCCGGCAGGGTGAAGGCATTAATGGGTGATGCGATTGAATTTACCCCATTATTGCCAAAATATCAGGTGACGCAGCATATCGGCCTAATGTACCTCCAGGCTAATGAATCAAACCCCAACATCCTTGCTCTAGCGGCTGAAACCCGCATGTTGCATCGCAATAATCCCTAA
- the lgt gene encoding prolipoprotein diacylglyceryl transferase encodes MLIHPQFDPAAIRIGSFAIHWYGLMYLMAFVQFLLLGRLRIKSPRYQALGWTYKDLEDLLFAGVLGVVLGGRLGYTLFYMPGFYLTHPLSIFKIWEGGMSFHGGLLGVLVALFWFAKKHKTTFFVVSDLVAPLVPFGLAFGRLGNFINGELWGRPTDLPWAMIFPLVDSVPRHPSQIYQLLGEGVLLGIALWIYAGKPRRVGQISGFFMLGYGICRFLAEYAREPDSFLGLLGLGLSMGQWLCVPMMFFGLYLMAAFKSKSQ; translated from the coding sequence ATGTTGATTCATCCACAGTTTGACCCTGCAGCAATTCGTATTGGATCTTTTGCAATTCATTGGTATGGCTTGATGTATCTGATGGCCTTTGTTCAATTTTTGCTTTTGGGTCGCTTACGCATTAAATCACCTCGTTATCAAGCCCTGGGTTGGACCTATAAAGATCTTGAGGATCTTCTGTTTGCCGGCGTTCTTGGCGTAGTGTTAGGTGGTCGTTTGGGCTACACCTTGTTTTATATGCCAGGCTTCTATCTAACTCACCCTTTGAGTATTTTTAAAATATGGGAAGGTGGCATGTCTTTTCATGGTGGTTTATTAGGGGTGCTAGTTGCACTTTTCTGGTTTGCTAAAAAGCATAAGACCACTTTTTTTGTGGTGAGTGATTTGGTCGCTCCACTAGTTCCCTTTGGCTTGGCTTTTGGTCGTCTGGGTAACTTTATTAATGGCGAGTTATGGGGTAGACCTACCGATCTTCCATGGGCAATGATTTTTCCTTTAGTGGATTCTGTGCCACGCCATCCATCACAGATTTATCAACTGCTTGGTGAGGGTGTGCTCCTGGGTATTGCGCTTTGGATTTATGCGGGTAAGCCAAGACGTGTTGGCCAGATATCTGGATTTTTCATGTTGGGTTACGGTATTTGCCGCTTCTTGGCTGAGTATGCGCGTGAGCCCGATTCCTTCTTGGGCCTTCTAGGCTTAGGTTTATCGATGGGTCAGTGGTTGTGTGTGCCAATGATGTTCTTTGGTCTCTATCTCATGGCTGCATTTAAATCAAAGAGTCAATAA
- a CDS encoding DNA polymerase III subunit chi, with the protein MARIDFHSNVSDKLEYACRLTRKIWSATPEGEPVRNIVMVGEKADLKKLNDLLWAFSSTDFLPHCFIEDEAAVETPIVLTDDFASSSLNNIPHADVMIHLGMRMPADVPALVARFPRIVEVVTVNEAERLAGRERFKAYRELGHELHNFDQSKS; encoded by the coding sequence ATGGCTCGAATTGATTTTCATAGCAATGTGAGTGATAAGTTGGAATACGCTTGTCGCCTTACGCGTAAGATTTGGAGTGCTACGCCTGAAGGTGAGCCAGTCCGCAATATTGTGATGGTGGGTGAGAAAGCAGATCTGAAAAAGTTGAACGACCTTCTTTGGGCGTTTAGCAGTACCGATTTCTTGCCGCACTGTTTTATTGAGGATGAGGCCGCAGTAGAAACGCCCATTGTCTTAACTGATGACTTTGCATCTTCATCCCTGAATAACATTCCTCATGCTGATGTCATGATTCATTTAGGAATGCGTATGCCTGCTGATGTACCGGCCTTGGTTGCGCGCTTTCCCAGAATTGTTGAGGTGGTCACGGTGAATGAAGCAGAGCGTTTGGCAGGGCGCGAGCGCTTTAAAGCCTACCGAGAGTTAGGCCATGAGTTACATAACTTTGACCAATCCAAAAGCTAA
- a CDS encoding leucyl aminopeptidase: MQFSTKIFPQADLQSLKLQKSSLKSLLSYNTDCLVLAYSKADFDGFSGAKDAKAKVGFLPGLDLLLGGSVNHANLVGDLDSTQASVCMLRAEKSWSTNGVKAKRVLLVALGDVHLASERSLTTYSKVARAALKVLSGGSVESALWFTPSFALAHKADFIAEEVRLTVQYAGDQAYRFGVRQPAMKFKVKDKADTFKHLVFAGNDACAKELKPAVEQGVAMVEGMNLAKDLGNLPPNICTPTYLGKAAQGLSKKTALKVDVLGLKQIEALGMGSFLSVAKGSDTPPQFIVMKHQGGKAGEAPIVLVGKGITFDTGGISLKPGEAMDEMKYDMCGAASVIGTMYSVALMKLKKNVIGVIPTCENMPSGQATRPGDIVKSMSGQTIEVLNTDAEGRLILCDALTYVERFKPAAVIDVATLTGACVIALGHVHSGLFSEDENLVSELTKAGHASLDTVWRLPLDAAYHEQLKSNFADVANIGGRPAGSVTAACFLSRFTEKYKWAHLDIAGTAWKSGAAKGSTGRPVPLLVNFLLEHK; the protein is encoded by the coding sequence ATTCAATTCAGCACCAAGATTTTCCCTCAAGCAGACCTTCAGAGTCTAAAACTCCAGAAATCTAGCCTCAAATCCTTGCTTAGCTACAATACCGACTGCTTGGTTTTGGCGTATTCCAAGGCGGATTTTGATGGTTTCTCAGGCGCCAAAGACGCAAAGGCAAAAGTAGGATTTTTGCCAGGGCTAGACCTTTTGCTCGGAGGCTCAGTCAATCATGCCAATCTGGTTGGGGATTTAGATTCCACGCAAGCTTCCGTATGCATGCTACGCGCAGAAAAATCTTGGTCCACCAATGGGGTTAAGGCAAAACGAGTATTACTCGTGGCTTTGGGCGATGTGCATCTTGCTAGCGAACGGAGTTTGACTACTTATTCCAAAGTTGCTCGCGCAGCTTTGAAGGTTTTAAGTGGCGGATCAGTTGAAAGTGCGCTTTGGTTTACACCAAGCTTTGCGCTTGCACACAAAGCTGACTTCATTGCCGAAGAGGTTCGCCTAACTGTTCAATACGCTGGCGACCAAGCTTATCGTTTTGGCGTGCGTCAACCAGCAATGAAATTCAAAGTAAAAGATAAAGCAGACACATTTAAGCATCTCGTCTTTGCAGGTAACGATGCGTGTGCTAAAGAGCTGAAGCCTGCAGTAGAGCAAGGCGTCGCGATGGTAGAGGGGATGAACCTGGCGAAGGATTTGGGTAATCTTCCTCCAAACATCTGTACACCAACTTACCTCGGTAAGGCTGCGCAGGGCTTAAGTAAAAAGACCGCTCTAAAAGTGGATGTACTTGGGCTCAAACAAATTGAGGCCTTGGGAATGGGTTCATTCTTATCTGTGGCTAAGGGCTCTGATACCCCGCCACAATTTATTGTGATGAAGCATCAAGGCGGTAAAGCAGGAGAGGCCCCGATTGTTCTTGTTGGCAAAGGAATCACTTTTGATACTGGCGGAATTTCATTAAAGCCAGGCGAAGCTATGGATGAAATGAAGTACGACATGTGTGGCGCAGCTTCAGTGATCGGTACGATGTACTCCGTTGCTTTGATGAAATTAAAGAAGAATGTGATTGGCGTCATTCCTACTTGTGAAAATATGCCATCAGGCCAAGCAACTCGTCCTGGCGATATTGTGAAGAGTATGTCTGGGCAGACTATTGAGGTCCTCAACACCGATGCAGAAGGCCGCTTAATTCTTTGTGATGCGCTGACTTATGTAGAGCGCTTTAAGCCGGCGGCAGTGATCGACGTTGCCACCTTAACTGGCGCTTGCGTGATTGCATTGGGTCATGTACATAGCGGATTGTTTTCTGAAGACGAGAACTTGGTAAGTGAATTGACTAAAGCAGGCCATGCTTCTTTGGATACGGTTTGGCGTTTGCCCTTGGATGCTGCTTACCATGAACAGCTCAAATCCAATTTTGCAGATGTGGCTAATATTGGTGGTCGTCCCGCTGGTAGCGTGACAGCGGCATGCTTCTTGTCTCGCTTCACCGAGAAATATAAATGGGCTCATTTGGATATCGCTGGCACCGCATGGAAAAGCGGTGCCGCCAAAGGCTCTACCGGTCGTCCTGTGCCGCTCTTGGTGAATTTCTTGCTCGAGCACAAGTAA
- the lptF gene encoding LPS export ABC transporter permease LptF: MIFNQALRRELSFTTGGVFLVLVTIMVTTLVIRILGYAANGAVNPKDALVLIALATLGYLAVLLTVSLFVATLIVLVRWYKDSEMIVWFASGLSVTNLIRPIMQFATPLIIVIALLALFVWPWANRESTLISQRFQQRDDVSMVSAGQFKESAKAERVFFIEELDVDKSEVKNIFVADSKNGRLSIAVSQTGFIQNSAGGEKSVVLHSGRRYEGQPTQPDFRILEFNEYSTKIRSKESLAPPPRDREKTITELLNDPNPVSISPNRAELLWRIGLPLMALGLVLIAIPLAYVNPRLGNYTAMFYAVLIYLIYSNLLNLTQNFVSQGKVSVFVAIWPIHLLALLIAIALIRNRMNPSLKWWRRQLPASMATK; the protein is encoded by the coding sequence ATGATTTTTAACCAGGCCCTTCGCCGCGAACTCAGTTTTACGACTGGCGGGGTCTTTTTGGTCTTAGTCACCATTATGGTGACCACCTTGGTGATCCGAATTTTGGGTTATGCTGCTAACGGGGCGGTCAATCCAAAAGACGCTCTAGTGTTAATTGCCTTAGCTACCCTGGGTTATCTTGCGGTTCTTTTAACAGTCTCACTATTTGTCGCAACATTAATTGTTCTGGTGCGCTGGTACAAAGATTCTGAAATGATTGTGTGGTTTGCTAGTGGTCTAAGCGTTACCAATCTTATTCGCCCTATCATGCAATTTGCCACGCCGCTCATTATTGTGATCGCGCTCCTGGCTCTTTTTGTGTGGCCCTGGGCCAACCGAGAATCCACTTTAATTAGTCAACGCTTTCAACAACGTGATGACGTATCCATGGTGAGCGCCGGACAATTCAAAGAGTCCGCAAAAGCAGAGCGTGTATTTTTTATTGAAGAGCTCGATGTTGATAAAAGCGAAGTCAAGAATATCTTCGTAGCTGATTCCAAGAATGGTCGGCTGAGCATTGCAGTTTCCCAAACTGGATTTATTCAAAACTCTGCAGGTGGTGAGAAATCCGTTGTGCTTCATAGCGGTAGACGCTATGAGGGGCAACCCACTCAGCCCGATTTCAGAATTCTAGAATTTAACGAATACAGCACCAAGATACGGAGCAAAGAATCATTGGCACCCCCGCCACGTGATCGCGAGAAGACGATCACTGAGCTTTTAAATGACCCTAATCCAGTCTCTATCAGCCCTAATCGCGCTGAGTTACTGTGGCGCATTGGCTTGCCATTAATGGCATTAGGTTTGGTGCTGATTGCAATTCCGCTTGCTTATGTAAACCCTCGCCTGGGCAATTACACTGCGATGTTTTATGCGGTCTTAATTTATTTAATCTATAGCAACTTACTGAACCTGACGCAAAATTTTGTCTCACAAGGCAAGGTCAGTGTATTTGTTGCAATTTGGCCTATTCATTTGCTCGCCCTATTAATTGCGATAGCCTTAATTCGCAATCGTATGAATCCTTCTCTAAAGTGGTGGCGCCGTCAATTGCCCGCTTCAATGGCTACCAAATGA
- the lptG gene encoding LPS export ABC transporter permease LptG, producing MKLLFPFIYERYLAKQIYAAFGFILFALVALFLFFDILSELGSVQGGYTLPLALLHVLLKAPSRISEIIPIAGLIGSIYVFAMLASQSEFTILRIAGLDVKRGLITLTKISLPLIALTLIMSEWVGPYSEAKSDQIRMKAMGSAYTSQFKTGVWVKDRLRDEDGSGPVRPGVRYVNVGKVDKDNEIQNIRMYEFDDTYHLLSIRSAASGQFDETGIWVLNDVTETRFKESKQSDPLNPVFSAQTFTHPILTLESEVTPQILNVLLISPEKMSIMSLGRFISHLRENKQDAQRHSIAFWKKVVYPFTIFVMLALALPFAYLKVRAGSVGIKVFGGIMLGMSFQLFNSLFSNVGLLGSWPALLTALTPPLLYFLLALFGLRWVSKA from the coding sequence ATGAAATTGCTCTTTCCTTTTATTTACGAGCGCTATTTAGCCAAGCAGATTTATGCTGCTTTTGGCTTTATCTTGTTCGCCTTGGTAGCTTTGTTTTTGTTCTTCGATATCTTGAGCGAGTTAGGGTCCGTGCAGGGGGGCTACACGCTTCCTCTAGCGCTACTTCATGTACTTCTGAAAGCCCCAAGCCGCATTTCAGAAATCATCCCCATTGCAGGCTTGATTGGCAGTATCTATGTATTTGCAATGCTGGCTAGCCAGTCTGAGTTCACCATTTTGCGTATCGCTGGATTAGACGTTAAACGTGGGCTCATTACTCTCACAAAAATTTCACTTCCATTAATAGCGCTCACACTCATCATGAGTGAATGGGTTGGCCCTTATTCCGAAGCAAAGTCTGACCAGATTCGCATGAAGGCTATGGGCTCAGCCTATACGTCACAATTTAAAACGGGTGTTTGGGTAAAAGATCGGCTACGCGATGAGGATGGCAGCGGACCCGTGCGCCCAGGAGTGCGCTATGTCAACGTGGGCAAAGTTGACAAAGATAATGAGATTCAAAACATCCGTATGTATGAGTTTGATGATACCTATCATCTTCTCTCAATCCGTAGCGCAGCCTCCGGACAGTTTGATGAGACTGGCATTTGGGTTCTAAATGATGTCACCGAAACTCGCTTTAAAGAATCAAAGCAGTCCGACCCACTGAACCCCGTTTTTTCTGCGCAAACTTTTACGCACCCGATTCTCACTTTGGAATCGGAGGTCACGCCCCAAATTTTGAATGTTCTTTTAATTAGTCCTGAAAAAATGTCGATCATGAGCTTGGGTCGCTTTATCTCCCACCTTCGTGAAAACAAACAAGATGCGCAGAGACATTCCATCGCCTTCTGGAAGAAAGTGGTTTATCCCTTCACTATTTTTGTGATGCTCGCGCTAGCACTTCCCTTTGCATATCTTAAGGTTCGAGCAGGTAGCGTGGGTATTAAGGTGTTTGGCGGAATCATGCTGGGCATGAGTTTCCAGCTATTTAATTCCCTCTTCTCTAACGTAGGGCTTTTGGGCTCTTGGCCAGCGCTTCTAACAGCACTTACCCCGCCTTTGCTCTACTTCCTTTTGGCGCTATTCGGGTTGCGCTGGGTTTCCAAGGCTTAA
- a CDS encoding CysB family HTH-type transcriptional regulator, whose translation MNLHQFRFVREAVRQNFNLTTAAKALFTSQPGVSKAIIELEDELGVEIFRRHGKRIRSLTEPGKRILSSVERILDEVETLKRVGKDFASQDQGSLVIATTHTQARYALPKVLTEFTKRFPKVKVSIQQGNPGQIAELLTHDRADIAIATEGIANTPGVLALPGYQWQHVLMVPLSHPLLNQATLTLEEIAKYPIITYDKAFAGRSKVDAAFAQRNIAPDIILEAIDADVIKTYVETGMGIGIVAGHAYDPDRDRNLKVIPAGHLFGNNVTHLGVKQGAYLRSFVYTFIELFSPTLTKKIVEQAMNNESETYEI comes from the coding sequence ATGAATCTCCACCAATTTCGCTTTGTGCGTGAAGCCGTTAGGCAAAACTTCAACTTAACCACTGCTGCTAAAGCCTTATTCACCTCTCAACCAGGGGTTTCTAAAGCAATTATCGAATTGGAGGATGAGTTAGGCGTGGAGATCTTTCGTCGCCATGGCAAGCGGATTCGCTCCTTGACGGAACCAGGTAAACGCATTTTGAGCTCGGTTGAACGCATCCTTGATGAAGTGGAAACACTGAAGAGAGTGGGTAAGGATTTTGCTAGTCAAGATCAAGGCAGCCTCGTTATTGCCACTACCCATACACAAGCGCGCTACGCACTTCCTAAAGTGCTGACTGAATTTACTAAACGCTTTCCAAAGGTAAAGGTGAGTATTCAGCAAGGTAACCCAGGTCAAATTGCAGAGCTACTCACACATGATCGTGCGGATATTGCCATCGCTACTGAAGGGATTGCGAATACTCCGGGTGTACTGGCTTTACCCGGCTATCAATGGCAGCACGTACTCATGGTGCCGCTAAGCCACCCCCTTCTCAACCAGGCAACACTTACTCTAGAAGAGATTGCTAAGTACCCAATCATCACCTATGACAAAGCATTTGCTGGTCGCAGCAAGGTTGATGCAGCCTTTGCGCAAAGAAACATTGCGCCCGATATTATTTTGGAAGCGATTGATGCCGACGTCATTAAGACTTATGTAGAAACGGGTATGGGCATTGGTATTGTTGCGGGTCATGCTTATGACCCGGATCGAGATCGCAATCTTAAAGTGATTCCTGCAGGACATCTATTTGGCAACAATGTCACCCATCTTGGCGTCAAACAGGGTGCTTACTTGCGCTCATTTGTTTACACCTTCATTGAACTCTTCTCACCAACGCTCACCAAGAAAATTGTTGAGCAGGCGATGAATAACGAATCCGAGACTTACGAAATTTAA
- a CDS encoding YebC/PmpR family DNA-binding transcriptional regulator, producing the protein MAGHSKWANIQHRKGRQDEKRGKIWTKLIKEITVAAKLGGGDIATNPRLRLAIDKAKDSNMPNDNVQRAIQRGTGSLEGVNYEEIRYEGYGMNGAAIIVDCLTDNRTRTVAEVRHAFNKNGGNMGTEGSVAFLFKHCGQMLFAPGTSEDQLMEVALDAGAEDVITHDDGSLEVLSPVPDFSNVQDAISKAGLKPELATVAMRPETEITLEGDQAESMQKLLDALENLDDVQEVFTNAAL; encoded by the coding sequence ATGGCCGGCCATTCGAAATGGGCCAATATTCAGCACCGCAAAGGTCGTCAGGACGAAAAACGCGGCAAGATTTGGACCAAACTCATTAAAGAAATTACCGTAGCCGCCAAATTAGGTGGCGGTGATATCGCTACCAACCCACGTTTACGTCTGGCTATTGATAAGGCCAAAGACTCCAATATGCCGAACGATAACGTGCAAAGAGCGATTCAACGCGGCACTGGATCTCTTGAAGGCGTGAACTACGAAGAAATTCGTTATGAGGGTTACGGCATGAATGGCGCCGCCATTATTGTGGATTGCTTAACCGATAACCGCACTCGCACCGTCGCTGAAGTTCGTCATGCTTTTAATAAGAATGGCGGCAATATGGGCACCGAAGGTTCTGTTGCATTTTTATTCAAGCATTGTGGGCAGATGTTATTTGCTCCAGGCACTAGCGAAGATCAACTCATGGAAGTAGCTTTAGACGCTGGCGCCGAGGATGTAATTACTCATGACGACGGCTCTTTAGAAGTGTTGTCTCCTGTTCCTGATTTTTCAAACGTACAAGATGCCATTAGTAAAGCGGGCCTCAAGCCTGAGCTGGCAACCGTTGCAATGCGCCCTGAAACCGAGATTACTTTGGAAGGTGATCAGGCTGAGAGCATGCAGAAATTGTTAGATGCGCTTGAGAATTTGGATGACGTTCAAGAAGTGTTTACGAACGCTGCTCTTTAA
- the purD gene encoding phosphoribosylamine--glycine ligase yields MKILLIGSGGREHALAWKLAQSPQVQTVYVAPGNGGTATAKQTAAGIENLPITGLQELADFAKREKIHLTVVGPEAPLAAGIVDVFRNNGLRIFGPTQLAAQLESSKDFSKAFMKRHGIPTADYQTFSSALEAHAYIDAKGAPIVIKADGLAAGKGVVVAMSLEEAHAAVDMMLADNKLGNAGARVVIEEFLTGEEASFIVLVDGKNVLALATSQDHKRLLDADQGPNTGGMGAYSPAPVVTPEIHARALREVIMPTVKGMQADGIPYTGFLYAGLMITPDGKIKTLEFNCRMGDPETQPIMARLRSDLVNALDHAVDGTLNEVELEWDRRTALGVVLAAHNYPDTPRAGDVITGIPADTADQITFHAGTKLQDGTVVTSGGRVMCVVGLADTVRGAQQKAYEAINHIQFDGMQYRKDIGYRAIK; encoded by the coding sequence ATGAAAATTCTCCTAATTGGATCCGGCGGACGCGAACATGCTTTAGCCTGGAAACTGGCTCAATCCCCACAAGTCCAAACGGTTTATGTTGCTCCTGGTAATGGCGGTACAGCTACTGCTAAACAAACTGCTGCAGGCATTGAGAACTTACCGATCACTGGACTACAGGAACTGGCTGATTTTGCCAAGCGCGAGAAGATTCACTTAACCGTTGTTGGACCAGAAGCGCCACTTGCTGCTGGCATCGTGGATGTATTCCGCAATAATGGCTTGCGTATTTTTGGCCCAACTCAATTGGCAGCTCAATTGGAGTCTTCTAAAGACTTTTCTAAAGCCTTTATGAAGCGTCATGGCATTCCAACAGCCGATTACCAAACATTCTCTAGTGCACTTGAAGCGCATGCTTATATTGATGCTAAGGGTGCGCCGATTGTGATTAAGGCCGATGGCCTTGCGGCAGGTAAAGGTGTTGTAGTTGCAATGAGCCTTGAAGAGGCTCATGCCGCAGTTGACATGATGTTGGCTGATAACAAATTAGGCAATGCAGGCGCCCGCGTTGTGATTGAAGAGTTCCTAACCGGTGAAGAAGCTAGCTTCATTGTTCTCGTGGATGGCAAGAATGTTCTTGCATTAGCCACTAGCCAAGATCACAAGCGTTTACTCGATGCTGACCAAGGGCCGAATACTGGTGGCATGGGTGCTTACTCCCCCGCACCAGTTGTTACCCCAGAAATTCATGCACGTGCATTGCGTGAAGTGATCATGCCAACAGTGAAGGGCATGCAAGCAGATGGCATTCCGTATACAGGCTTCTTATATGCGGGCCTCATGATCACGCCTGATGGCAAGATTAAGACTTTAGAATTTAACTGCCGCATGGGCGACCCAGAAACACAACCGATCATGGCTCGCCTGCGCAGCGACCTTGTCAATGCACTAGATCATGCAGTTGACGGCACGCTCAATGAAGTTGAGCTGGAATGGGATCGCCGCACTGCCCTAGGCGTTGTGCTTGCGGCCCACAATTATCCCGACACCCCGCGTGCTGGGGATGTAATTACCGGCATTCCGGCTGACACGGCAGATCAAATTACATTCCATGCTGGTACAAAATTGCAAGATGGCACAGTAGTGACCTCCGGTGGACGGGTGATGTGCGTTGTTGGACTTGCCGATACCGTACGTGGCGCCCAACAAAAAGCATATGAAGCCATCAACCATATACAGTTTGACGGCATGCAATATCGTAAAGATATCGGCTACCGCGCAATTAAGTAA
- the hemF gene encoding oxygen-dependent coproporphyrinogen oxidase: protein MDITTLKEYFLGLQDRITSAMSALDGKVFVADEWHKPEDSKLKGYGRTCILDGGNILEKGGVGFSHVRGDQMPPSASHHRPEVAGRSFEAMGVSLVFHPNNPKVPTTHMNVRCFIAQAPDKEPVWWFGGGFDLTPYYGVDEDCKHFHQTAKDALDPFGEQLYPRFKKWCDEYFYLKHREEPRGIGGVFFDDFNELGFEKSFAMTRAVGDAFINAYLPIVQRRYQDSFTLDEKSFQEYRRGRYVEYNLIFDRGTIFGLHSGGRTESILMSMPPVVQWWYNWQPKPGSPEAKLYDYYLKPRDWLA, encoded by the coding sequence ATCGATATCACTACCTTAAAAGAATATTTTTTAGGTCTGCAAGATCGCATCACAAGCGCCATGAGCGCTTTGGATGGTAAGGTCTTTGTTGCAGATGAATGGCATAAGCCCGAAGACAGCAAACTCAAAGGCTATGGTCGCACCTGCATTTTGGATGGCGGCAATATTCTGGAAAAAGGGGGTGTGGGCTTCTCCCATGTCCGTGGTGATCAAATGCCTCCATCGGCATCTCATCATCGCCCAGAAGTCGCAGGTCGCAGCTTTGAAGCGATGGGCGTGTCTTTGGTATTCCACCCGAATAACCCTAAAGTACCCACCACGCACATGAACGTCCGTTGCTTTATTGCGCAAGCACCTGATAAAGAGCCCGTATGGTGGTTTGGAGGCGGCTTTGACCTCACGCCCTATTACGGCGTTGATGAAGACTGCAAACACTTTCATCAAACCGCTAAAGATGCCTTAGACCCTTTTGGCGAGCAGCTCTACCCTCGTTTTAAAAAATGGTGCGATGAATACTTTTACTTAAAACATCGCGAAGAGCCGCGTGGTATTGGCGGCGTTTTCTTTGATGACTTTAATGAGCTTGGGTTTGAAAAGAGCTTCGCTATGACTCGTGCAGTGGGTGATGCATTTATTAACGCTTACCTACCAATCGTACAGCGCCGCTATCAAGATAGCTTCACCCTTGATGAAAAGTCTTTCCAAGAATATCGCCGCGGCCGCTATGTGGAATACAACCTGATCTTTGATCGCGGGACTATCTTTGGTTTGCACTCTGGTGGCCGCACCGAATCTATCTTAATGTCGATGCCGCCAGTAGTTCAGTGGTGGTACAACTGGCAACCCAAGCCTGGCAGTCCTGAGGCTAAGTTGTATGACTATTACCTCAAGCCACGAGATTGGCTAGCTTGA
- the nadD gene encoding nicotinate (nicotinamide) nucleotide adenylyltransferase — protein MSAIKKIGILGGTFDPPHVGHLKLATHFAKLLHLDALLLIPSGEPWQKGTGITPAEIRLKLTEAAGIDLARAFLYLKIPTQLGIDRMEIDRAGPSYAIDTVKALRERFGTSANLTWLMGADSLVALPSWNSWEKLSQYVNFAVATRPHHDLKLEISSEVGQFLETHQTSDPDALENSAAGLIYIDESLNIDLSSTALRERLKSSSRSSIASEQIPTHTLEIITNLGLYQ, from the coding sequence TTGAGCGCTATAAAGAAAATTGGCATTCTTGGAGGTACATTTGATCCTCCGCATGTGGGTCATTTGAAATTAGCTACACATTTTGCAAAGCTACTTCACTTAGATGCACTACTGCTTATTCCGAGTGGTGAGCCATGGCAAAAGGGAACCGGCATTACTCCCGCAGAAATACGCCTGAAGTTGACTGAAGCTGCGGGCATTGATTTAGCGCGCGCATTTTTATATCTCAAGATTCCCACTCAATTAGGCATTGATCGTATGGAGATTGACCGCGCTGGGCCAAGTTATGCGATTGATACCGTTAAAGCCCTACGTGAGCGCTTTGGAACAAGCGCTAACCTAACTTGGCTGATGGGAGCAGACTCTCTTGTTGCTCTGCCTAGCTGGAACTCCTGGGAAAAACTGAGCCAGTATGTGAATTTTGCGGTGGCGACTAGGCCACACCATGATTTAAAGCTAGAAATAAGCTCTGAAGTAGGTCAATTTTTGGAGACCCATCAAACATCAGACCCCGATGCCCTTGAAAATAGCGCTGCAGGCCTCATATACATCGATGAAAGCTTGAATATTGATCTATCCTCAACCGCATTACGAGAACGCCTCAAATCCAGCTCACGGAGCTCTATTGCATCCGAGCAAATTCCAACCCACACCCTAGAAATCATTACAAATCTGGGCTTGTACCAGTAA